The genomic interval CAATCGCCGGCGATCAATTTGGCGAACACAGCGCGATCGATGCCGCGCGGCGTGCGCAGGTCGATATCTTCCACGCATGCGTTTTGCCGAAGGGCTGCGAATTTGAGGCGGGTGGTGAGACGTTTGGTGTCGCGCTCTGCGGCCTCGCGATCAACCAGCAAGCCGACGCGCTCCTCGAACGACAGCGCGTTGAGATCGGGTGATCGTCGTTGTTCCTCCATGGCCTTGGCCATGCCGGTCAAGCCGAGCGTGATCAGCCGTTCGTGGGTAGGATGTGTCAGCATAGGGATCTCCAGGGTTCAGTGGAAATAGTCCTGACCGCGGATGTTGCCGTGGCGCAGGGGGTGGTCGTCGGTTGCCTCGTCGAGGAATGCGCGATCCAGTCCGTTCTTGAGGATCGAACGGATCGAGGCGACGGAATGCGCCTTGATCAGGATGCCGCGCCGGCAGGCGGCGTCGATGCGGGCATCGTCGTAGCTCCTGGTCAGCGCCAGGATGCCGAGGCAGGTGCGAAAGCCTTGTTCTGGATGCGGCCGGGCCGCGATGACGGCCTGGAAAAACGCCGCGGTCGATGGGCCGATCTTCTCGCCGGCGGCGATCAGCCCTCCCGGCGTCCACTTGCCGTAGCGGCGATGCGCGCTCGGCATGTGGTCGGCAATTGTGGTGTGGCCGCGCCGGTTCGGCGCACGCGGGTGGCTGGCAATCCTCTGGCCCTTGTGGAAGATCTCGACCGTCTTGTCGGTGATGCGAACATCGACGAGTTCACGGATCAGGCGATACGGCGTGGAATACCAATGGCCATCGACCTCGACGTGATAATCGGGGGCGACGCGGCAACGCTTCCAGCGCGCAAAGACATAGGGCTGCTCCGGCAACTCCCCCAGCTTGGGACGGTCGACCTCGGCAAACAGTTCGGCACGGCTGGTGCCGAATCCGCGCATCTGCCGGGCGTTGAGCTCGACAACCAGGGTACGAATCGCAGCATTCAGCTCTGCCAGGGAAAAGAACCGTTGATTGCGCAGGCGCGCCAAAATCCAGCGCTGTGCGATCTGGACGGCGACCTCGACCTTGGCCTTGTCCTTCGGTCGTCTCGGCCTCGCCGCAAGGATCGCGGTGCCGTAATGACCGGCCATCTCGGCATAGGTTCGGTTGATCCCGGGATCGTAGCGATCGGGGTTGGTCACGGCGGCCTTGAGATTATCGCAGACCACGAACTTCGGCACGCCGCCGAGATACCTGAACAGGTTGGTATGCACGCCGATCCAGTCGGACAGGCTCTCGCTTGGGCAAGCCTCGGCGTAGGTGTAGTTCGAGGCTCCCATCGCCGCGACGAACAGCTTCATGGCGTGCGCTTCGCCGGTGATCGGATCGACGACGTCGATGGTGTCGCCGGCAAAATCAACGAACACCTTCTCCCCGCCGATGTGGGTCTGGCGCATCGACGGGCGCACGCGGTTCTTCCAGGCCTCGAAGGTCGTGCAAAACCAGGTGTAGCCAAAGCCGTCCGGATTGGCGGCGCGATACTCTTCCCAGAGCAGCAGGCGCGTCACGCTGCGGCGGCGAAGCTCCTTCTCGACAAAAGCCCAGTCCGGTATCGGGCGCCGGTCGCTTTGCGACGCTGACGCCGGTGCCGGGAATAGCAACAGTTCCAAGCCATCGTCGTCCATTCCTTCCGGAAGTGGCCAGGCGAGCCCCGCCAGGCGCGCTCGCCGCACGTAGCCATGGACCACGCCATTACTCACCCCCAAGGTCCGCGCGATGACCCGCTCGGTCAACCCTTGGTGCCTCAAACGTAAAACTTCTCTGATCCGGCGCATCGACAATCTCTCGGTAGGCATCGGGCTTCCTCATCGGTTGAATGAGGAACCCGTAACCCGGTTGAGTTTGTCGGCCGAAGCGTCAGGCACCCGCGAAAGGGGTGCTCACGATCGCCTGAAATCGCTGCTCACGATCCCGCGAAATCCCTGCTCACGATCATCTGAAATCGGTGCTCACGATCCCGCGAAACACGCACGCCATACCACATCGTGCGGCGCCGGCCCGAGGATAGGGCGTACCGGCAGCGGCAGATCGTTTTTGCGCAGATAGCGCATGACAGCCCGGGCACTGCGAAGCTCGCGGAATTTAGCGAAGACCAAGCTCAGTCGCGCCTGTACCTCCATGGGTCAGCATTAGTGTCGTCTCCTCAGTGGAAGTAGCGGGGGCCACGGAAATCGCGTCGCCGTCCATGTGCGCTCGTCGTCCAACCGCCGCCACACGACAGTGCGCGAACATATGCCATCCAGCCACCGGCGCCGGACCACGTGCCGAACGCAGCGTCACGAGCTCGAGACGCTGACCCGCAAGGCCGTGGCGCGGGTTTACGACCGTTAAATGAGACACCGCCGCCGAAAAAAGCGAAAGCCCGTGTGTGCGAGCCGATCCAGTCAGGTAGCGACTGCGTGGCCGTCGCCTCGGCGTAGGTGTAACTCGAGGCACCAAGCGCTGCGACGAACAGTTGGCAGGCATGCACCTCGCCAGTCGTCGCGTCAAAAATGTCGATCGTCGTGCCGGCATAATCGACGAACAGCTTCTCGCCGGCCACGTGCGCCTGCCGCATCGTCGGCGACAGGCGGCCTTCCCAGGCACGATAGAGTTCGCAGAACCAGCTGCGGCCGTAGCCGTCGGGATGGGTAGCGCGGTACTCCTCCCACACCAGCTGCAGCGTCACGCCCTTGCGGCGCAACTCGCGATGGACCGCCGGCCAGTCCGGCAAAGACCGCCAGTCCCTGGTCGCGGCCGCAGGCGCCGGATACAGGCGGCGTTCCAGCGTGTCGTTGCCGAGATCGTCGGGCAGTGGCCAACTGATACCGGCCTCACGCGCCCGGCGCAGGCACGCCCCGGCAGCGGTCGGGCCGATGCCCAGGCTCGCTGCAATCTGGCGTTTGGATAGGCCGGCGGCCGACAGCCGCAGTACATCGCGGATCTTGCGCATGGGTAATCTCGATTGGGCCATTCCTGCTCCTTGGGAAAAAGGAGCGAGGTCCGGCTGATTCGCGGATCACCCAACGGCGTTCATCACGCCCACCCACAGCCCTGTTGCCCTGGTCGCCATCAACCGGAACAGGTGGTCGTCATCGACTGGAAATGCTGGTCGCCATCAACCGGAAACCCCGGTCGCCATGGCCCGGAGCGCGCAATCAGCCAATAAGCGGCGGTATGGAGCACGAGACGGACCTGGTTGGCGAGCGCCGAACGGCAACTGGTGCGATCGGAGGCGAGCTGCGTCTTATACAGCTTGATCAGGTTCTCGGCCTGGCCGCGCGCGCAATACAGGCTGTCGTAGATCCACTCGGCCGAGCCGGCATCGAGGCTGGTGACGACGAAGCGGATGTTGAGGCCGAGCATCGTCGCCTCAATACGGGCGACGGTGCGCCGTTCGCGATCCCAAGGCTTGGCCTTGTGGCGCGTCTCGGTATAGCCGCGCAGAACCGGCAGGTTCTCGATGGCGCGTCGGGTGCGGATGTCGTCAGCGACCTCGTCGACTTTTCTGGCGAGCGGCTTGGTGCCAGACAGGCCGAAGATGTAATCGATGCCCTTGTTTTCGCACCACGTCATCGCCTCCGGCCGGGCATAGTGCCCGTCGCCACGGACCGTAGTTCGCGTCTTGTGCCACCGCGTCCGGATATGCCGGACCAGACTTCGCAGATGGGCGCGCACCTCGACGCCGCCTGGCGTCTTGCCGGGCCGCAGCACGACCGCCACGGGCCGGCTCTTCTCCGTGTCGTAGACGTGGATCGGCAGGAACAGCGTTCGTCATAATGAGCGTTGAATAGCGAGAGGAGGAAGCGGCATGAGCACTAATGTGCCCGAGATCCTGCTCTCCCATTATCTCAAAACCCTCAAGCTTCCGACCTTCCGGCGCGAGTACCAGAAGCTGGCTCGGCTACACTGGCCGATGATCGACACTGCGAGCGATGCACTCGTCATGACGCGGAGCACACCATTGGCCAAGGACGCCACGCGCTTCAAGAACAGCGTCGGTCAGATCGCCCGCCAAAGGCCACGCCAGCCCGGCAGTCGAGGCACGCTTGGATCGTGCTGCGCGCCACGCCGAGCGTGCGCCTGATCTCCCGGGCGCTCACCCCATCACGGGCAAGCCGCAGCATCTGTCGTATCTGTCGCATGGTCAGTTCTCTCTTGGCCGGCATCCGCTTCCCCTCGTTGGTCAACGAGGGACTTGATGCCTGAGGGACTGACCCAAACGAAAATGCCGACTTCCAAAAACCCGGCCGGCTTCAAATCGGAATACCCGGCCGGAATTAATCGGAATCCGCACGGCATCATGTGAGGATCGACAGAAACCAGTGATACAGCTGGATAAAGAACCAGCGATCTTGGTTCACGAGTCGGACGCGACCATGCAGCCTGCGCCTCAAGACAATCAACTGATGTCGAAGCACCGCGTTTAAGGCGCAACTTCGACTCGAATGGCGAGACCAGGACGGCCAGAACGAAAGGTGCCGTAGCGGATTGTGTTGGAATTCGAGGCGCAGCCTCCGGTAGGTCGAGATTATCGTTTCATGCGGCGAGGTCAATCTGCTGATCGAGCGGCTTGGCAGGCAGCGCCCTCCATCCGTCGATCTTGCCCATCGAGATTTGCCCAGACGCCATCAGCGCCCAGAACAGCATGGCCGCGGTTTCGGCCGAAGGTAGCACCGTCTGGGACTTGATGCGCCGCTTGAACTCCTCGTGCAGACGCTCGATGGCATTCGTTGTCCTCGCGCTTTTCCACTGGCTCGGCGGCAGGCGGGTGAACGCAAAGAGGCGCTCGCCGGCTTCTTCCAGGCTGTCGGCCACCGCACGGCATTTGAGCCGCCATTTGCGCAGGAAGGCCTTGCGACGGCTCTCGATCTCCTCGGGCGTGGCCGCATAGATCATGTCGGTGTAATCGGCGCTGATCTCCTCATGCAGGCGCTCGGGGGCATGGGCAAGCAGATTCCGGTGCTTGTGAACCGTGCAGCGTTGAACGGGAACGCCATCCCACAACGCGGCGATGGCGGCATCGAGCCCCTTGCCACCATCGACGATAAGGAATTCGGGCCGACGCAGGCCGCGCCCGACGAGATCATCGAGGACGGTGCGCCAAGCCTCCGCCGTCTCGCCGCCCATGTTCTTGACGCAAAGCAGGACCTTCTGGCCATCCTCGCGCAAGCCGATTACCACCAGCAGCGAGATCGCGGTCGCCTTGCGATCGAGCCTGACGCGGACCACCGTGCCGTCGAGGATCAGGCGCACGATCGGCTCATTGGCCAGCGAGCGGGCGTTCCATGCATCCCAGTCGGTCTTGACCTTGCGCCAGGTGCGGCTGACCACGTCCTTGCCGATCGCGCCGCCGAACAGCGCGGCAAGTGCACGCCGCACGCGCCGCATGTTGGTGCCGGAAAGATAGACCGAGGCGATCAGCGCATCGGCCGCCTGTGTGCGCCGTTGGTAAGCACGCAGGGCCTTGCTCTTCCATTCCGCCGTCTTGCCGTCACCGGCGTCGAGGCGCGCTCGTGGCACCGCGATCTCGGTCGCGCCGAACGTTCCGGTCAACGTGCGCGTCCGGCGACCGTGGCGGTGGCCGGCAACACCGGCCTCATCATCGCGCTCGACCGGATGCCGCCCATAACGCGGACGGGCAAGCACCGCATCCAACTCCGCCTCCAGCATCGTCTCGATGAAGCCGCGCACCCGCTCGCGCAGGCCGGCTTCGATCGGGTCAAACCAATCGTCGAAAAGATAGCGGGCAGCCTCAGCCCCACGATGATCGGCATCGGTATTCATGGTAGTTATGGTCATGGCGTGGTCTCCTGTTCGACGCTCCAACGTCGGATGATTCGAGGTTGATCACCCGGAGACTACGCCAACTTCAATTCCAACCACTCCCGCGACGGCACCGAACGAAACAAAGCAACCCGATCATTCCGCCGGCTTAGGCGTTTCCGTCTCATCATCAACTCGGATGACGTTTTCGGCACACACAGCCACGAGTTGATTCAAAACTCACGACTTGGATATCAGCGTCAGTTCAGTTGCAGACCTCTGAAAAATTGAGTTACTGAGCCTCAGCCATCTTCGGTCGAGATGACGGCATCTGCGCGTTGGTTGCCGATGGCCGGTTCGACGGCGATGCCGGATCCGGCCATCGGATGGGGGCGTCAGGCGGCGTTTGCTGCGATGCTCGACGCGCAGCGGTTGCCGGAAACACGATCACTTTTGCTCCGACTTTCACTCGCTCATAAAGGTCCATGACGTCCTCATTGGTCAGCCGGATACAACCGGACGAAACCCGCTTTCCGATCGTATCTGGCTTGTTGGTACCGTGAATTCTATATTCGGTCTCGCCCAGGTACATCGCCCGAGCGCCGAGCGGATTGCCGGGACCGCCCGCCATAAACCGCGGGAGATAAGGCTGACGCGACAGCATCTCCGCGGGTGGACGCCAATCCGGCCATTCAGTTTTCCGAGCCACAGTCTGTTCGCCGGACCATGTGAAACCTTTGCGGCCAACCCCGATGCCGTAGCGCATCGCTTGCCCCTCGTTCAGAACGAGATAAAGGAAAGTATTTCCTGTATCGATGATGACGGTGCCTGGCGTCTGATGGCTTACGTAGTCAACCACCTGCCGAACAAGTCTGCCGGGAGCGTCAGCGGCTTTTGGTGTTTCGACCCGTGGCGCCGGGACTGAGATTGCAGCTGGAGCTGATGCTACGTGAACTGGAATTGATACGCGAGCTGGAGTTGACGGTGCCTGGACTTGGTGCACGGGCGGCCTCTGTGTGGATCGAACGCTCGCAGGACGAGACAGCAAGCTGTACGCCAATGCGGCAGAGGCCATGGCGCCAATCGCAACCCTTCCTACCACCGGAAGTGCTAGCGGCTTGGTCTTTGCACGTTTGGCCCGCTTCCTCATATTTTTCCCCAGATCCATTTCCTGGTAGAAATACCTCAGAAAATTATAATAAACTTTGAAGCGATTTCGCTGGGGCTCGAGCCGTTAGTCGTCGTTAACGCTTGGACTTGCGCGGGAAAAATGGAGGGCTTTCTGGTAGCGCTGGACGCGACAGGAGGACCCGACGGCAAACGCGATGGACGGACATTACCGAAGAGTTCAAGCAGGAAGCAGTGCGGCTGGAAACGGTGTTCAAGACGAAGTTCGGACAGATTCTCGGGATAAGTGAGTCAGGCCGTTTTCTGATGATGGAGAAACTGGGCGACCTTGACGATGCTGAGTACGAGAGTACGTCAGCGCCTCCGACTTGGTTGAACGACGTGAAGAAAAACGCATTTGGCAAGACAGCCGATGGCAAGATCAAGATTCGCGACTATGGAGCAGTTGAAATAGGGACTTCGCTGGCCAAGGCGCCTACACAATTGGCGGGCTGGCAGATCACAAAAAAACGCCTGGGAATAGATTAAGCCCCACACCGTTTCCGGTGTGGGGCAAACAGCTCTGCACCTCGCGGTTCATCAGCTTGCGCAGAATTCGTGGTCGCGGGAACAAGCGCAGGGGAGAGCAAACGTGCGAACAATACCTGTCGACCAGTTGGCTGTGTCCGAGCTGCACGTTGACGCATGTTATCAGGGCGGCCGCCATGGCAACGCGGGCGACGATCCGCTGCCAAGTCTGCTGCGGGTGGATAGTCAAGGAGGCTTCCGCAAGCGAGGAAAGGTGGCGGGCAAGCTTCACATGCTTGTCCTTACATCGAGTCTCGCTGATCCGGACTGGCCGGATTCACTCGACCGCGAGATGGGTGTCTTCACGTACTATGGGGACAACAAGCAGCCCGGACGGGAGCTGCACGATACCGGACGCGACGGCAATCTCATCCTGCAGAAGATATTCACGGCGGCACGGTCAGGCGCCGAAGGCAGACGCGAGGTCCCGCCCACCTTCATCTTCGCGGGAGCTGGTACCTGGCGCGACATGATTTTCCTCGGACTGGCGGTGCCGGGGGCGTCTGATCTGGACTCGTCGGAGGAGCTTGTTGCCATCTGGAGAACGGCGAAAGGGCAGCGGTTTCAGAACTATCGCGCGAGATTTACGGTACTGAACGCATCGACGATTTCCCGAGCATGGCTCGACAGTCTGATTGCCGGAAAACCTGAGGACAGCCTTGCGCCAGAGGTCTGGCAGACCTGGGTAAAGACCGGTCGTCGTCAGGCGCTCATGGCGACGCGTTCGCTTGAGTACCGCAGCAAGATCGAACAGCTGCCGGCGGACAAGGAAGGCGAGGCAATTGTTCAGGCTATCCGCGACCACTTCGAGGGGAGCCCGCATGCGTTCGAACACTGCGCTGCCGCGATCACCTGCTTCATGATGCCCGACGCCGTGACCCTCGACGTAACGCGGCCTTCGCGGGACGGAGGGCGCGATGGCGTCGGTCAGCTTCGCGTGGGTGTGGGATCGAGCGGGATCCTCGTTGACTTTGCGTTGGAAGCAAAGTGCTACTCAGCGACGAATTCAGTTGGCGTCCGTGAAATGTCGCGCCTGATTTCCCGCCTCAGACATCGCCAGTTCGGTGTGCTTGTAACGACAAGTTGGGTTGATCTGCAGGCCTACAAGGAAATCAAGGAAGACGAGCACCCGATCGTGGTTGTCTCTGCAGCCGACATCGTGGAGCTGCTCCGCAGAAATGGAAAGGGCAGCGCGGCGACGGTCGTCGCTTGGCTTTCCGAGGAATTTCCCAAATCCGCTTAGCTGGGAATGGCCGCCACTATCGCAGCGTCACTTTGGATCACGCCGCCACGTTGACAGGCCTGGAAGGCCTCAAGGGCCGGCTTTGCCTGTCTGGCTGACGGCTTCTTGTCCCATCCGCCGGCGGCGTAGCTGGCAAGCGTTCGGCAGATCCCCGCAACTTTCCAGTGAACAACACCTGCCTTCTGCCCGCGCTCGGCAATTTCAAGCCAAGTTGCGGCGGGGACATGCATGCACTGCTCGATCCGCTCGTAGTCGACGACGGAATGGGCTCGGACAGGCACGGAGGATGCGTCGTCGTCATCATCTGCCCCGGCGTACGAGAGTTCTGGCGGGAGCGGGTCGGACAGTGGCGGCAGCCGATTCACGATATCGAGCCAGCACTCCTCCTTCTTGAACCATTCGCTGGGGTTTTTTTGCCCGGCCGACTGGCGCAGCAGCGTGTCAATCTGAGGTGCCCAGGCCTCGACCAGCTTTTCAAGCTCTGTGCTGACGGATTGCTGGGACCAGATTCGCTCGAAGTCGACACGGCCCCCGGTCTTCTGGGCGAGACCGGACACCGCATAGGCGGTGATCTGCGCAGCGTACGCAGGAAACTTCATCGCCCGAATCTTCTTTTCGACCGCGCGATAGAAAATGGCTTTCGCGACGAGCCGCTTGAACCATGTCGTGTCGGGCGGAGGTGGATTGCTGTCCTTCATGCGCTGCATGTAGTGCTGGAAGTTCTTCTGGCCGCCGAGGCAGACGCGGTAGGGCAGGCCATCCCACGCGGTCAGATAGCGCGCCACATCAAGCTTGCTGAGCCGGCTGCGTGTTTCGCGGGATCGTGAGCACCGATTTCAGATGATCGTGAGCAGGGATTTCGCGGGATCGTGAGCAGCGATTTCAGGCGATCGTGAGCACCCCTTTCGCGGGTGCCTGACGCTTCGGCCGACAAACTCAACCGGGTTACGGGTTCCTCATTCAACCGATGAGGAAGCCCGATGCCTACCGAGAGATTGTCGATGCGCCGGATCAGAGAAGTTTTACGTTTGAGGCACCAAGGGTTGACCGAGCGGGTCATCGCGCGGACCTTGGGGGTGAGTAATGGCGTGGTCCATGGCTACGTGCGGCGAGCGCGCCTGGCGGGGCTCGCCTGGCCACTTCCGGAAGGAATGGACGACGATGGCTTGGAACTGTTGCTATTCCCGGCACCGGCGTCAGCGTCGCAAAGCGACCGGCGCCCGATACCGGACTGGGCTTTTGTCGAGAAGGAGCTTCGCCGCCGCAGCGTGACGCGCCTGCTGCTCTGGGAAGAGTATCGCGCCGCCAATCCGGACGGCTTTGGCTACACCTGGTTTTGCACGACCTTCGAGGCCTGGAAGAACCGCGTGCGCCCGTCGATGCGCCAGACCCACATCGGCGGGGAGAAGGTGTTCGTTGATTTTGCCGGCGACACCATCGACGTCGTCGATCCGATCACCGGCGAAGCGCACGCCATGAAGCTGTTCGTCGCGGCGATGGGAGCCTCGAACTACACCTACGCCGAGGCTTGCCCAAGCGAGAGCCTGTCCGACTGGATCGGCGTGCATACCAACCTGTTCAGGTATCTCGGCGGCGTGCCGAAGTTCGTGGTCTGCGATAATCTCAAGGCCGCCGTGACCAACCCCGATCGCTACGATCCCGGGATCAACCGAACCTATGCCGAGATGGCCGGTCATTACGGCACCGCGATCCTTGCGGCGAGGCCGAGACGACCGAAGGACAAGGCCAAGGTCGAGGTCGCCGTCCAGATCGCACAGCGCTGGATTTTGGCGCGCCTGCGCAATCAACGGTTCTTTTCCCTGGCAGAGCTGAATGCTGCGATTCGTACCCTGGTTGTCGAGCTCAACGCCCGGCAGATGCGCGGATTCGGCACCAGCCGTGCCGAACTGTTTGCCGAGGTCGACCGTCCCAAGCTGGGGGAGTTGCCGGAGCAGCCCTATGTCTTTGCGCGCTGGAAGCGTTGCCGCGTCGCCCCCGATTATCACGTCGAGGTCGATGGCCATTGGTATTCCACGCCGTATCGCCTGATCCGTGAACTCGTCGATGTTCGCATCACCGACAAGACGGTCGAGATCTTCCACAAGGGCCAGAGGATTGCCAGCCACCCGCGTGCGCCGAACCGGCGCGGCCACACCACAATTGCCGACCACATGCCGAGCGCGCATCGCCGCTACGGCAAGTGGACGCCGGGAGGGCTGATCGCCGCCGGCGAGAAGATCGGCCCATCGACCGCGGCGTTTTTCCAGGCCGTCATCGCGGCCCGGCCGCATCCAGAACAAGGCTTTCGCACCTGCCTCGGCATCCTGGCGCTGACCAGGAGCTACGACGATGCCCGCATCGACGCCGCCTGCCGGCGCGGCATCCTGATCAAGGCGCATTCCGTCGCCTCGATCCGTTCGATCCTCAAGAACGGACTGGATCGCGCATTCCTCGACGAGGCAACCGACGACCACCCCCTGCGCCACGGCAACATCCGCGGTCAGGACTATTTCCACTGAACCCTGGAGATCCCTATGCTGACACATCCTACCCACGAACGGCTGATCACGCTCGGCTTGACCGGCATGGCCAAGGCCATGGAGGAACAACGACGATCACCCGATCTCAACGCGCTGTCGTTCGAGGAGCGCGTCGGCTTGCTGGTTGATCGCGAGGCCGCAGAGCGCGACACCAAACGTCTCACCACCCGCCTCAAATTCGCAGCCCTTCGGCAAAACGCATGCGTGGAAGATATCGACCTGCGCACGCCGCGCGGCATCGATCGCGCTGTGTTCGCCAAATTGATCGCCGGCGATTGGATCGCCCGTCATCAGAACCTGCTGATCACCGGGGCAACCGGGCTCGGCAAAAGTTGGATTGCCTGTGCACTTGGCCACAAGGCCTGTCGCGACAATCGATCGGTCCAATACCATCGCGTGCCCCGCCTGTTCGAGGCGCTCGCGCTGGCCCGCGGCGACGGCCGCTATGGCCGCCTGCTCAAAACCATCAGCCGCGTGCAGCTGCTGGTACTCGACGATTGGGGCCTGTCGGTGCTCAACCCGTCAGAGCGACGCGACCTTCTCGAGATCCTCGATGATCGCCACGGTCGCGCCTCCACCGTCGTCACCAGCCAGGTCCCGGTCGATCAATGGCACGCCGTCATCGGCGACCCAACATTGGGCGACGCCATCCTGGACCGCCTCGTTCACAACGCCCACCGCCTCCAACTCAGCGGAGAAAGCATGCGAAAACAGAACGCGCGAAACAGAACGCTTGACGAAGCCGCGAACCCCTGAACCAATCACCAAGTCGGCCAAAGCGGCTGCTCATGATCGCCTGAAATGTCTGCTCACGATCAAATGAAACGAGCGCTCACCATCGAGTGAAATCGCCGCTCACGATCACCGAAATGCGCAGCCGGCGCTGCTTGGGCGTCTGCGCCCGGAAGCTCTGCTGGTCAGACTTTCGGTAGGCTGCCTTCTGCTCTGCAGCCAAGTAGGAGCCCCTGGCGCGCTCGTAGAACCAGCGCCCCTTGCCGTCGTCAAGCCACGTGTTGTTCGCCAGAGTTTCGATAAGCTGATGGAAGGGATCGCCTGCGGAGAAGTCCGCGAGCTGCACAGTGTTCTGGCGGTTCGCTGCTCGCGAAATGGAAGCAACCATCTCGCTCAGATCGGCGCCGCCGACCTTGATGATCTTCACGGGCACGGCGACATTGCCGAGATTGAGATTTTCCTTGCGACGCGCCCGGTGAAGCGACGCTGTCGTCTGGCCGCCGTTTACAATCTGCAGGCCCTTCAGTGATTTGATCGACGGTCGTCCGGCCTTGTCGCTTACGATCTCAAGGTCGTCTACGGTTGCAACGATGCCGTTGTTATACGCCAGGAACATCGAAGGCTGGTCGGCGATGGTGCGCCTGAGTTCGGAGTTGACGCTCTTCCGGCCCTGCAGTCCAAGAAACGCGCGCACGTTCAATTCGAGGAGACGCACGCCATATCTTTCATAGATGCGCGAAAGGGCCTCGCCCGGCAGCACCGACAGGTAGGCATCGTATTCGCCGGCCTGACTGGGGACATGGAGACACGGGACAGGGCCGCCCGTGAGCGCCTGAAGATCCACCGTGATATCTGCGCGCGTTTCGCCCTGACCAAGGACTCTTTGCAGCCGCACGATGTCGTAGGTATCGAACTCGACCCTGTGGTCGCGCCAGTCGGTAGACCCCGTGGTCTTGTCGACCACGCCATTGGTGAGAAGGGTGATCTTGACGCTTCCCAGGGTCTTCACCTGAGACTCGATAAGTCTCGCAAGGTCGCTCGCGTCGCTGTTGGAAGGTTCGAGCTGCGTGGCAAGTCCCTCGACGCAAGCATTGACGAAGCGGATCGCGCGTTCGAAAGCCCGGTTCACTTCGGGCTGCGGAACCCGCGTCGGAGGTAGCTCCTCGCGATAGATGGTTGTGAAAAGCTCCAGCCGGGACCGTTCTTCATCGAATGAGTAGCCATCAACGCGATAGATTGCGTTGCGGACGCGGCCCTGCTGGAACAGCGGAAACGTGCCGTCCAGGTGATTGGCGTCTTCAAGGCGTTCAAGA from Nitrobacter sp. NHB1 carries:
- the istA gene encoding IS21 family transposase; its protein translation is MPTERLSMRRIREVLRLRHQGLTERVIARTLGVSNGVVHGYVRRARLAGLAWPLPEGMDDDGLELLLFPAPASASQSDRRPIPDWAFVEKELRRRSVTRLLLWEEYRAANPDGFGYTWFCTTFEAWKNRVRPSMRQTHIGGEKVFVDFAGDTIDVVDPITGEAHAMKLFVAAMGASNYTYAEACPSESLSDWIGVHTNLFRYLGGVPKFVVCDNLKAAVTNPDRYDPGINRTYAEMAGHYGTAILAARPRRPKDKAKVEVAVQIAQRWILARLRNQRFFSLAELNAAIRTLVVELNARQMRGFGTSRAELFAEVDRPKLGELPEQPYVFARWKRCRVAPDYHVEVDGHWYSTPYRLIRELVDVRITDKTVEIFHKGQRIASHPRAPNRRGHTTIADHMPSAHRRYGKWTPGGLIAAGEKIGPSTAAFFQAVIAARPHPEQGFRTCLGILALTRSYDDARIDAACRRGILIKAHSVASIRSILKNGLDRAFLDEATDDHPLRHGNIRGQDYFH
- a CDS encoding IS256 family transposase, giving the protein MNTDADHRGAEAARYLFDDWFDPIEAGLRERVRGFIETMLEAELDAVLARPRYGRHPVERDDEAGVAGHRHGRRTRTLTGTFGATEIAVPRARLDAGDGKTAEWKSKALRAYQRRTQAADALIASVYLSGTNMRRVRRALAALFGGAIGKDVVSRTWRKVKTDWDAWNARSLANEPIVRLILDGTVVRVRLDRKATAISLLVVIGLREDGQKVLLCVKNMGGETAEAWRTVLDDLVGRGLRRPEFLIVDGGKGLDAAIAALWDGVPVQRCTVHKHRNLLAHAPERLHEEISADYTDMIYAATPEEIESRRKAFLRKWRLKCRAVADSLEEAGERLFAFTRLPPSQWKSARTTNAIERLHEEFKRRIKSQTVLPSAETAAMLFWALMASGQISMGKIDGWRALPAKPLDQQIDLAA
- a CDS encoding L,D-transpeptidase, whose protein sequence is MRKRAKRAKTKPLALPVVGRVAIGAMASAALAYSLLSRPASVRSTQRPPVHQVQAPSTPARVSIPVHVASAPAAISVPAPRVETPKAADAPGRLVRQVVDYVSHQTPGTVIIDTGNTFLYLVLNEGQAMRYGIGVGRKGFTWSGEQTVARKTEWPDWRPPAEMLSRQPYLPRFMAGGPGNPLGARAMYLGETEYRIHGTNKPDTIGKRVSSGCIRLTNEDVMDLYERVKVGAKVIVFPATAARRASQQTPPDAPIRWPDPASPSNRPSATNAQMPSSRPKMAEAQ
- a CDS encoding restriction endonuclease; amino-acid sequence: MSELHVDACYQGGRHGNAGDDPLPSLLRVDSQGGFRKRGKVAGKLHMLVLTSSLADPDWPDSLDREMGVFTYYGDNKQPGRELHDTGRDGNLILQKIFTAARSGAEGRREVPPTFIFAGAGTWRDMIFLGLAVPGASDLDSSEELVAIWRTAKGQRFQNYRARFTVLNASTISRAWLDSLIAGKPEDSLAPEVWQTWVKTGRRQALMATRSLEYRSKIEQLPADKEGEAIVQAIRDHFEGSPHAFEHCAAAITCFMMPDAVTLDVTRPSRDGGRDGVGQLRVGVGSSGILVDFALEAKCYSATNSVGVREMSRLISRLRHRQFGVLVTTSWVDLQAYKEIKEDEHPIVVVSAADIVELLRRNGKGSAATVVAWLSEEFPKSA
- the istB gene encoding IS21-like element helper ATPase IstB; the encoded protein is MLTHPTHERLITLGLTGMAKAMEEQRRSPDLNALSFEERVGLLVDREAAERDTKRLTTRLKFAALRQNACVEDIDLRTPRGIDRAVFAKLIAGDWIARHQNLLITGATGLGKSWIACALGHKACRDNRSVQYHRVPRLFEALALARGDGRYGRLLKTISRVQLLVLDDWGLSVLNPSERRDLLEILDDRHGRASTVVTSQVPVDQWHAVIGDPTLGDAILDRLVHNAHRLQLSGESMRKQNARNRTLDEAANP
- a CDS encoding AIPR family protein — translated: MTDDVIAKFAEELAREVEGSLSDDEPFSQEIFTRLILERLEDANHLDGTFPLFQQGRVRNAIYRVDGYSFDEERSRLELFTTIYREELPPTRVPQPEVNRAFERAIRFVNACVEGLATQLEPSNSDASDLARLIESQVKTLGSVKITLLTNGVVDKTTGSTDWRDHRVEFDTYDIVRLQRVLGQGETRADITVDLQALTGGPVPCLHVPSQAGEYDAYLSVLPGEALSRIYERYGVRLLELNVRAFLGLQGRKSVNSELRRTIADQPSMFLAYNNGIVATVDDLEIVSDKAGRPSIKSLKGLQIVNGGQTTASLHRARRKENLNLGNVAVPVKIIKVGGADLSEMVASISRAANRQNTVQLADFSAGDPFHQLIETLANNTWLDDGKGRWFYERARGSYLAAEQKAAYRKSDQQSFRAQTPKQRRLRISVIVSGDFTRW